The DNA sequence TATCACCATTTCATTTGATCAGTTGCCAAGGATATGAAGTGAACATGAGTAGAATATACAAAGTAAGATAGAGTTCATTAGATTCAATAATAGTTCTGATGTATAGGACTTAAGTTCTTCACTGTTTCCATACGCAGTTTTTTGCACTTCATTAAGGATCTAACCTATTATATTATCGATGCAAGATTCTTAGAGATATTATGTTACGTGAGTTTTCTTTTATCGTTATACATTTTTCATTTCCGACAGATGAAGACATTGGAAAGGAATTTCTTAGTTCATGGAAAACCATGTCAATGGCAGATGATGATACAATGGATTTTGGCTTTGACTCTATTCCTAAAGGGAAGAAAAAGACATTTGACTTTGATAAACTGTGAGTCTTCTTGAATTTTAGAGTTTGATTTTGGCAAAGGGAAATATGAAGTCAAAGGATGCTGTTATTGGTTTCATTCTGAAACATCCTTCATTTTAAATGTTCCAGTTGACTGATAAGATGTTTGTATTTAACACTTATACTAGAGGAAGGGTTATATGatacattaaatttttttatttcactaAAGGCAGGATATACATATATGCAAATGTGAATTAGTAGCACCTATTTATTTCTAAGAAATACTCTCTTGCTGTAGGGACATGAATTTTAATTTGGACGGTGATTTCAAAAACATATCATCATTTAAGATGGACATGTCCGACCTTGATTTTGCATGCACACCCAAAAAGTCTTCCCAGTCTAAGGACAAAAAAGGAGAATCTTCTGGTGGTGGAAAAGCAGGAAAACAAGATGCATTTAATTTCAGCTTTGATTTTAATGAGTAAGTAGCAAAGTACTCAAGACAATAATCATCTAATGTGGAACAATGTTATTGTTGGCTTCAGCTATGGTAGTGTGAGTGTTTTGAAGGTTCAAATGTATTATCATATTTACACGTCTTCTATTGGCATAGGTTGGATAACTTCAATCTTGATCCAAGCTTAACAAAAAGAGATGCTTCTTCCAACAAGAACCTTAGGGAAAAAGTAGTTACAGCAGAAGAAAGTGACAATGCAGGTGCTAAAATGCCTAAAGCTAGCAATGTTGAAAATGCTCATGCATCTACTGATAGCATGGCTATAAAACCACAGGCATCAGAGAGACTggaaaaattgaaaattgagaCTTCAGTTGGTAACCTAGGGAATCTAGATTCTGGACTAGGTAGTTCTACTTCCAAATTGTCATCCTTGGGTTCCATGGACGTTTCAATTGTGAACCAAGCTTCagatataaataaaattgcagagACAGAAGAAATGGATAAAGAAAAATACTTGTGTGAGATGACAAAGTTGACAGAATCAATGCCTGTACATGTTACCATTAAAGAGTCTTCCCAGTTAGTAGGTCAGAGTGATCCAGAGAAAGACATTATCCCAGAAGAGGTTAATGTTTCAGGTGAAATACCAAAGGTTAATGATGAGGCAATATATATGGATTCTGATGGAGTTGACTTACATTTAGAGCATTCATCCCTGATGCACAGCACTGGGTCAGATAATACTGTTGGAGAAAATCTAGGTAGCAGTACCCAAGGTGTAACAAATGACCCTCAACCTGAAAAGAGTGATAAAAGCCTTGAAGATACTGCTAAAAGTGATGCCCCAATGGAGACTTCATGTGACAATGACATCATAGAAAAGCAAAATTCAAGTTTGGAGTGTCAGTTGGCTCCAACAAGCAGGTCGAGATTATATCATTTTACTATTATGTCTATACCCATTCATTTCTTTTTGTGTTGTTAGCTTTGCTAAAACTCCTACTCTGTCGGACTCACAAGGACTTGGAATTAAAATGGTTATAGCCTCTATAGGTAAGCAGCATTTTTCACAATTCTTACACACTTGATACAGTAAATCCCTAGATTATAAAACCAAGCTGATGAAAGACAAAGAAATCCAAGGCACACAGTCAAATATAATCAGCAGGCCAGAGGATAAAAGCTCCATAAAACATCATGCATCAACAGCTGGGGCAAAGAGTATTACTTTTGTCTGCCAAAGAAATGGTGATAACCTGAGATCCATAACTCAGACACGGTGCGTTATGCTTGCTAAAGcaattatttattatcttttaaatGGTCAGTGTTTTTTATAGATATCTTTAAATTGGGAAGGGCTTCAGATCAAATAGCACGAGCTTTGGTAGCAAATTGGCAATTGATTTACTCCCGGCTTCCAGCAAACTAATGAGACCGTTGCTTGATAGCAAAGATGGTCTTAAAAGTGGTTGCAATATGAGGTGAATGGTGATATATATGGTCCTTGACTTATGTTATACATGTATTTACTTTCTATTTGCAAAAGTTAGGTTGCTACATGCCAGTAATGAATGTTACTGTCACTTCTGAATCGTGAACAGGGAGGGAACATCGTCTGTTACGCCAAGTGCAGGCAGGTTAACTGGAAATGAGCAGTTAGTTCACCAAGAAGTAAATAAAAGCAAGGCTATATTTCCAGGAACTAGAACGTCGGCTAAGGATGTTAGTATATTGAAGTAAggagctatttttccttttgtGTATAACTGTCTTTGGTGGTAGTATACgaaaaattccagaaaatatTTTGATGATAGGAGAGTATGTGCTAACCTACAGCACTGTGAATGAAACAGATCGAATTTGCCTATGCTTTTGGttaaatataatcaaaagaaaTGATATTTTCAAGCAAAAGAAATTAATCGAAGAATTTGGTCAATAAAGAATTAGCATATTGGAAGAGTTTGTAAATCTTCATATCATATGGAATCTTGTCTATGTGGTTCAGACTTCTGATATTCATCTCTGCCTGATCTTTCACCAATGCATTAAAGAAGGGAAAAACTCtgaatattttatattcaattgTGATCTTTCTTGATAGATAATTTTCATGGTCCTCACCATGCATTTATTATCTTGATTTTCTCTTATGTTAATGCTAGGGTAAATAAAGCTTAGTTAAATTCTCTACTTTGAGCTTTCAAGACATCCTGCAGAATTATTGTGCATGATCTGCTGCTATCTGTGGTGTTCTGTAGTTCTCAACTTAACCCTTCCTGCTTAGCTGAGAAGACAACTAGAAATGCTACACAGATGTCTGTAAATTCTCAAGCTGAAGTGTCAGCCAAGGAATCTTCTCAAAAATCAAGGATGAGTTCCATAGATGGAAGTAAACTTGCTTCTGTTAAAGCTTGCAAGATAACTCCACCTCTCTCTAGCTTGAAATCTTTAAGGTGTGATGCTGTGTTCTTTATTCTATCTGTTGCTCCCTTCGAAATCATGAAGGGACTTTGAGTGGGCTTTATTTGTTATCTTAGGAATATTGAAGCTAGCAGGGTGCTACCAGCTAACATACACCAAAAAGAAGCAAACTCCAAAGTAAGCTCTGAACAAAGTTTGGAGATTCAGGGCACTAAAGCATCAAAAGATCACCATCTTACTGATAGCGGTGGCAATCAAAAGCCTTTGACACCACTCTTGAAGAGGAAAACTATTGAGGTGGGACCcttatttttctgctttttaACGGAAAAAATAGGAGTTATGACTCAAATGATTTGACACCAGAAGCCCTATGTTGGATTTCTTTTTAACTTTCACATCTACGTATGCATTTTCTTACTATATTCTTTTAccttttttaattgatttggtatATCTTATGATTACTATTGTCTGCTACGTTTGGTGCATAGTTCTTCCCCTTGGTCCTCACCCTCAATGGCATAACAAATCATTTTTTTCCCCAAAGGAAAGAAACTCAAAAGACAAATAATGTCAACTGTCAAAAGAAGTTCATGATTACAGTACTCTAACTTTCTAAATAAGATTTTGTACCTTATGTGTTGAAGAAATTAATCCCTTATTGAAATTCTTCGAATAATGCAATTGTGCAGGGTCTAGAAGCAGGTATGACCTCGTTGAGGTCCTTAAAGCGCCTCTCTCAGTCTCCTAGCAGGTCATAATGAACAAATTAGTTGTTCtatatattttctttgttagggggtagttctttttcttttgttggttCTTCTAGACAAGTAACATAGTTCTGAACATCTGCAGAAACTCCAAGGAATCCTTGGAAGAAGTTATTGAGCAGGTACATTTTAGGCATAATTTTATACGGCCTGTTTTCATATATTTGAGGATGAATGATATAATGTAAGGATACTTGGAGATACGTATTTAACCGTGACTGTGTAATACCAGTTTCTTTTCAGATATTACTCAGTTTTACTTTCATGGAAATTAGGTACAGAGTAAGCCGGCCAATTTAATCTGTCAGCACCCAAGCTTTGGACTTGAAAGTTCATCAGAGATTAAAGTGAAAGAAATCGAAGTAACTGATTCTATACTCATGGAAAATAACAGCAATGTTGGAAAGGCAGAAGCATGTATGAAGGAACTTGAAGATGTGAGTGATTCAAAATTCTACCATATTTTTTGTATGTCAATTTTATGGTTGCCCAGAAATTTGGTGGTTGTCTGAAAATTGAAAATGGGCTATTGTATGTCCTGAATAAAATAGCATGAAATATTTGTTAGCCATCTTAACAAAAACTGCATGTACTATATTTTACACATCAGAATTTTTGAGGAAACGTGCATCTTTTAAACAGGGCCATTCTTGTTCCTAAAGATACATTGCATGTGTTTCGGTGAGGAAATTAGATTATTCTTTGCACATAAACAAAATGATATATTCATACACTTGCAAGTTACAACAATTCCGATCCATATCTGTTAACATATTTGATGGAAATGAAATAAACATTTCCATTCAAGCATTCATTATAATTAGAGCTTGGAATGagggaaaaaaaattacattcgGTGGATTTATTCTTGAAtcagtttttctttttctttttttttttttttgcagatTTGTAACATGCTGAGAAAGAAGCACGAGGAAGCAAAAGAATTATTAGTTAGAGCCATTGTGAACGATAATAACTTGCTGATGCTTAATCATCCCATTTATGAAGAAGAAATATCCTTTATTCTCTTCTGCCATTTGCTACTTGTCAATAAATTTATTTACTACAGTTGGTAAAACTGGATATTTTCTTAACTTTTGTGAACATTCGGAAGGTTCAGCAATTTGCTTCC is a window from the Arachis stenosperma cultivar V10309 chromosome 3, arast.V10309.gnm1.PFL2, whole genome shotgun sequence genome containing:
- the LOC130970481 gene encoding uncharacterized protein At4g18490; translated protein: MNFCQPQAMAEKNKESSSADSKDKGSLLDEDIGKEFLSSWKTMSMADDDTMDFGFDSIPKGKKKTFDFDKLDMNFNLDGDFKNISSFKMDMSDLDFACTPKKSSQSKDKKGESSGGGKAGKQDAFNFSFDFNELDNFNLDPSLTKRDASSNKNLREKVVTAEESDNAGAKMPKASNVENAHASTDSMAIKPQASERLEKLKIETSVGNLGNLDSGLGSSTSKLSSLGSMDVSIVNQASDINKIAETEEMDKEKYLCEMTKLTESMPVHVTIKESSQLVGQSDPEKDIIPEEVNVSGEIPKVNDEAIYMDSDGVDLHLEHSSLMHSTGSDNTVGENLGSSTQGVTNDPQPEKSDKSLEDTAKSDAPMETSCDNDIIEKQNSSLECQLAPTSSKSLDYKTKLMKDKEIQGTQSNIISRPEDKSSIKHHASTAGAKSITFVCQRNGDNLRSITQTRSNSTSFGSKLAIDLLPASSKLMRPLLDSKDGLKSGCNMREGTSSVTPSAGRLTGNEQLVHQEVNKSKAIFPGTRTSAKDVSILNSQLNPSCLAEKTTRNATQMSVNSQAEVSAKESSQKSRMSSIDGSKLASVKACKITPPLSSLKSLRNIEASRVLPANIHQKEANSKVSSEQSLEIQGTKASKDHHLTDSGGNQKPLTPLLKRKTIEGLEAGMTSLRSLKRLSQSPSRNSKESLEEVIEQVQSKPANLICQHPSFGLESSSEIKVKEIEVTDSILMENNSNVGKAEACMKELEDICNMLRKKHEEAKELLVRAIVNDNNLLMLNHPIYEEEIRKVQQFASQLTSKGIQT